Proteins from one Danaus plexippus chromosome 18 unlocalized genomic scaffold, MEX_DaPlex mxdp_20, whole genome shotgun sequence genomic window:
- the LOC116773045 gene encoding IQ and AAA domain-containing protein 1-like, producing MSNKTYNDLICETSELIVETTQADEAVFEVGSAEKSTFEPLLCELRVRYTILLSRLDTVYDQILHPQKRLIIKRLLESCLGRLLEIKQELVELHLSDFTFDDDEVLQKLSLTPLEAEPCVPQYFVREREEHIKKRREFIIETLRKLGYEPPKPKPLVLTEQQAVIIIQSHERARQGRLRGQFMKEIRLLKEKGRDQKGEMSASAATAIQRVWRGFIARRATRRRKQEEQLLIGMQLPPYIESKAMERAEQVKQSRRDRQKELEKEFQDALEKTEERIKVKHGAKINERISDELRRWILEYYERTGKLPELPSEEGGGSRAMFSRQGTRMDSDLSKSSPVSSKDSKRSKESKDKKSNKTEDAKNKDEVEDLKTFKCNPSSFLKDMVEANEEYEDIWKFRDDGNNQNEKYDSDMVEREKMLKVEQEIRNIVDETMRSELELLQAALDRDRAHKGKKSKKPQKKVRRGGKKNKKKKEKDLTPDRTTESLFEELVTNGIIRSYPTVKIDDFIGEKSFVGSEYRKEGKEPTPCLGDIRQLVKEYCILPLGSETIRARAPLMRSVLITGPSGSGKKMLVYAICHETGATLFDLSPANIVGKYPGKSGLIMLIHLVMKVSRLLQPSVIWMDDAEKPFVKKIPKTDKTDPKRLKKDLVKIIKGICPEDCVLFVGTSKTPWEAEQKLLFQCYSKVIQIPRGDYGSISLMWRTKLHRAGALSPRLELSCLSRLSDSYTIGTLLSALEAILTTKRRLQLRVCALTAHEIALQLSLLEPVYVEYDAAAESWWSKTPMERRRQRILQRLLELEQEIEERTAAGK from the exons ATGTCTAACAAAACATACAATGATTTAATATGTGAAACCTCGGAGCTTATAGTTGAAACGACACAAGCAGATGAAGCCGTTTTTGAAGTTGGAAGTGCTGAAAAATCAACTTTCGAACCCCTGTTATGTGAACTACGAGTCCGTTACACGATATTGCTGTCAAGATTGGACACTGTTTACGATCAAATTTTACATCCTCAAAAGCGCTTGATTATAAAAAGGTTACTTGAATCCTGTTTAGGAAGGCTTTTGGAGATAAAACAGGAACTAGTTGAACTTCATTTATCTGATTTTACCTTTGATGACGATGAG gtCTTGCAAAAACTAAGTTTGACACCTTTAGAAGCTGAACCATGTGTTCCtcaatattttgtaagagAAAGAGAagaacacattaaaaaaagacgtgaatttataattgaaactcTAAGAAAACTTGGTTATGAACCACCAAAACCGAAACCACTTGTATTAACTGAGCAACaggctgttattattattcaaagtcATGAAAGAGCCAGGCAAGGTCGATTGAG GGGACAATTCATGAAGGAAATACgacttttaaaagaaaaaggcCGCGACCAAAAAGGTGAAATGTCAGCTTCGGCAGCTACTGCAATTCAAAGAGTATGGAGAGGTTTTATCGCCAGGCGTGCAACACGCAGAAGAAAGCAAGAAGAGCAACTTTTAATTGGAATGCAATTGCCACCCTACATCGAATCTAAGGCGATGGAGAGAGCTGAACag GTTAAACAAAGTCGACGTGATCGTCAAAAGGAGCTTGAGAAAGAATTTCAAGACGCACTGGAAAAAACTGAGGAAAGAATTAAAGTTAAGCATGgtgcaaaaataaatgaaagaataAGCGATGAACTTAGACGTTGGATTTTAGAGTATTATGAAAGAACTGGAAAATTACCAGAACTTCCCTCAGAAGAAGGAGGTGGTAGTAGAGCGATGTTTAGTAGACAAG GAACTAGAATGGATAGTGATTTGAGCAAGTCATCTCCGGTATCATCTAAAGATTCCAAAAGAAGTAAGGAGAGCAAAGATAAGAAGAGTAATAAAACAGAGGATGCGAAAAATAAGGACGAAGTtgaagatttaaaaacatttaaatgtaatcctTCCTCTTTTTTGAAGGATATGGTTGAAGCAAATGAGGA ATACGAAGATATTTGGAAATTTAGGGACGATGGCAATAAtcagaatgaaaaatatgattcaGATATGGTAGAGAGAGAAAAGATGCTTAAAGTAGAAcaagaaataagaaatattgttGACGAAACAATGAGAAGTGAGTTAGAACTACTACAGGCAGCATTGGACCGGGATAGAGCTCATAAAGGAAAAAAGAGTAAAAAGccacaaaaaaaa gTACGGCGAGGTggtaagaaaaataagaagaaaaaagaaaaagatctTACTCCAGACCGAACTACAGAATCACTGTTTGAAGAATTGGTTACCAATGGTATTATTCGATCTTATCCAACTGTAAAAATTGACGATTTTATAGGTGAAAAAAGTTTTGTGGGATCAGAGTATAGGAAAGAAGGTAAAGAACCAACTCCATGCTTGGGTGACATTCGACAATTAGTCAAAGAATATTGCATTCTCCCCCTTGGATCTGAAACTATAAGAGCACGAGCCCCACTTATGAGATCAGTTTTGATAACAG GCCCTTCAGGAAGTGGAAAGAAGATGTTGGTTTATGCAATATGTCATGAAACCGGGGCAACACTATTTGATTTGAGTCCAGCGAACATAGTTGGAAAATATCCAGGAAAATCTGGATTAATAATGCTAATACACCTCGTAATGAAAGTATCAAGACTCCTGCAACCGTCAGTTATTTGGATGGATGACGCTGAAAAGCCTTTCGTAAAAAAGATACCAAAAACAGATAAAACCGACCCAAAGCGGTTGAAGAAggatttagttaaaataataaaag ggATATGTCCAGAAGACTGCGTTTTATTTGTGGGTACATCAAAAACTCCTTGGGAAGCTGAGCAAAAGCTTCTCtttcaatgttattcaaaagTGATACAGATACCACGAGGTGATTATGGAAGTATTTCGCTTATGTGGCGGACAAAACTTCATAGAGCTGGTGCTCTATCACCTAGATTAGAGCTATCTTGTTTATCAAGATTGTCCGATTCGTATACAATAG ggACTTTATTATCAGCATTGGAAGCAATTCTTACCACTAAGAGAAGATTACAGCTGCGCGTTTGTGCTCTCACTGCTCACGAGATAGCGTTGCAACTTAGTCTTCTAGAACCAGTTTATGTGGAATAT gatGCAGCAGCGGAATCTTGGTGGTCGAAAACACCTATGGAAAGGCGTCGCCAAAGGATTTTGCAAAGACTGTTGGAGCTAGAACAGGAGATTGAAGAAAGAACAGCTGcaggaaaataa